In the Solibacillus sp. FSL K6-1523 genome, one interval contains:
- a CDS encoding metallophosphoesterase has translation MKLVVMSDTHGDAEVIERVKSYHTDAQSVIHCGDSELPFTHPSLHGVERVKGNCDADPDFLDELIFQLADERIYVTHGHLYDVKNSPMKLVYRAKEVGATIVCFGHSHVLGAEMIDGTLFVNPGSLLKPRRIKEKSFMIITTTETQYIVDCYEDNNTLLEQMIFEKTIMG, from the coding sequence ATGAAACTAGTCGTAATGAGTGATACACATGGCGATGCAGAGGTAATTGAAAGGGTAAAAAGCTATCATACGGATGCACAATCGGTCATTCATTGCGGAGATAGTGAGTTACCATTCACTCATCCATCTTTACATGGCGTCGAGCGGGTCAAAGGTAACTGTGATGCAGATCCAGACTTTTTAGACGAGCTTATATTTCAACTAGCAGACGAGCGCATTTATGTGACACATGGTCATTTATATGATGTGAAAAATTCACCGATGAAACTCGTTTACCGTGCAAAGGAAGTCGGAGCTACAATTGTTTGCTTCGGTCATTCTCATGTATTAGGCGCGGAAATGATTGACGGGACTCTATTTGTGAATCCAGGTAGCCTTTTAAAGCCACGCCGCATTAAAGAAAAATCATTCATGATAATTACAACAACGGAAACACAATATATTGTTGATTGCTATGAAGACAATAATACGTTGTTGGAGCAAATGATTTTTGAAAAAACAATAATGGGGTAG
- a CDS encoding XTP/dITP diphosphatase: MKQVVIATKNKGKAKDFEALFQPFGYEVVTMFDVAPDLEIEETGTTFEENAILKAETLANLLGKIVIADDSGLAIDALNGEPGVYSARYAGDHDDEANMVKVLANMKDVPEAERTARFCCALAIAGPNMETKTVFGTCEGIIAQEKRGTNGFGYDPIFYVPALERHMAELTADEKGAISHRGNAIRELAFQLAEILK; the protein is encoded by the coding sequence ATGAAACAAGTCGTGATTGCAACGAAAAACAAAGGTAAGGCAAAAGATTTTGAGGCACTATTTCAACCATTCGGCTATGAAGTCGTAACAATGTTTGATGTTGCGCCTGATTTAGAAATTGAAGAAACGGGTACAACGTTTGAAGAGAATGCAATTTTAAAGGCAGAAACATTAGCGAATTTACTTGGCAAAATCGTCATTGCAGATGATAGTGGCTTAGCGATTGATGCATTAAATGGCGAACCAGGTGTTTATTCAGCGCGCTATGCAGGCGATCATGATGATGAAGCGAACATGGTGAAAGTGTTAGCCAACATGAAGGATGTTCCAGAAGCAGAGCGTACAGCACGTTTTTGCTGTGCACTAGCAATTGCAGGTCCAAATATGGAAACAAAAACGGTATTTGGTACATGTGAAGGGATTATTGCACAGGAAAAGCGCGGAACAAATGGCTTTGGCTATGACCCGATTTTCTACGTACCAGCACTAGAACGCCACATGGCCGAACTAACAGCTGATGAAAAGGGTGCCATTTCACACCGCGGCAACGCCATTCGTGAATTAGCGTTTCAGTTAGCAGAGATTTTAAAATAA
- the rph gene encoding ribonuclease PH, with product MTRHDLRAVNELRPVQIENNYLMHPEGSVLIEVGNTKVICTATIEDKVPGFLRGQGKGWITAEYSMLPRATEQRTRRESSAGKVTGRTMEIQRLIGRALRAVVDLEALGEKTIWIDCDVIQADGGTRTASITGAFVAMTQAIAKLAADKPFAKFPVTDYLAATSVGKLSEIGAVLDLNYIEDSSADVDMNVIMTGAGQFVELQGTGEEATFSRAELNELLDLGEVGIAQLIDIQKEALGELASYVGKVDA from the coding sequence ATGACAAGACATGACTTAAGAGCTGTGAATGAATTACGTCCAGTTCAAATTGAAAATAATTATTTAATGCATCCAGAAGGCTCTGTATTAATTGAAGTAGGCAATACAAAAGTAATTTGTACGGCAACGATTGAAGACAAAGTACCAGGCTTTTTACGTGGACAAGGCAAAGGGTGGATTACTGCAGAATATTCGATGCTACCACGCGCTACAGAGCAACGTACACGCCGTGAATCATCAGCAGGAAAGGTGACAGGTCGTACAATGGAAATTCAGCGCCTAATCGGTCGTGCTTTGCGTGCGGTTGTCGATTTAGAGGCACTTGGAGAAAAAACGATTTGGATTGATTGTGACGTTATTCAAGCAGATGGCGGAACGCGTACAGCATCGATTACAGGTGCATTTGTTGCGATGACACAAGCGATTGCAAAACTAGCTGCGGACAAGCCGTTTGCGAAGTTCCCAGTGACAGATTATTTAGCTGCAACGAGTGTCGGCAAGCTTTCAGAAATTGGCGCTGTTCTTGATTTAAATTATATTGAAGATTCTTCTGCAGATGTGGACATGAATGTGATCATGACAGGTGCAGGCCAATTTGTTGAGCTACAAGGTACGGGCGAAGAAGCGACATTTTCACGTGCGGAGTTAAATGAATTACTTGATTTAGGGGAAGTAGGAATTGCCCAATTAATCGACATTCAAAAAGAAGCATTAGGTGAGTTAGCGAGCTACGTTGGAAAGGTGGATGCTTAA